From the Thermus tengchongensis genome, one window contains:
- the nrdR gene encoding transcriptional regulator NrdR: MKCPYCGHPDTRVVDSRPSDEGAAIRRRRECPACGRRFTTYERTQLEPLMVVKRDGRREPFNPDKLLRGLLLACEKRPVDPEVLRRFAYAFEDQVTGPEITSEEIGLKAMAFLRDLDHVAYIRFASVYREFDSVERFIEEIQRLGGVDKKEGA, from the coding sequence ATGAAGTGCCCTTACTGCGGTCATCCCGATACCCGGGTGGTGGACTCCCGCCCCTCCGACGAGGGGGCGGCCATCCGCCGCCGCCGGGAGTGCCCGGCTTGCGGCCGCCGCTTCACCACCTACGAGCGCACCCAGCTGGAGCCTTTGATGGTGGTGAAGCGGGACGGCCGAAGGGAACCCTTCAACCCCGATAAGCTCCTGAGGGGGCTTCTCCTGGCGTGTGAAAAGCGCCCCGTGGACCCGGAGGTTCTCCGCCGCTTCGCCTACGCCTTTGAGGACCAGGTGACGGGCCCGGAGATCACCTCCGAGGAGATCGGCCTGAAGGCCATGGCCTTTCTAAGGGATCTGGACCACGTGGCCTACATCCGCTTTGCCTCCGTCTACCGGGAGTTTGACTCCGTGGAGCGCTTCATCGAGGAGATCCAGCGCCTAGGGGGTGTTGACAAGAAGGAGGGGGCTTGA